A genome region from Streptomyces sp. S4.7 includes the following:
- a CDS encoding ATP-binding protein, with protein MGAFTPWRGAKEVSGVAFVVAQEVPTSSSMAVPHGPAGVGQARHRMREQLRDRGVSDAVVDDAVLILSELLSNACRHGRPLGRAEIGDGDVRAAWQVDPAGRLTVEVTDGGGPTRPVPATPSVTARGGRGLNIITSLAQDWGVRDGASGEVTVWVLVTEGHRREDFATRVNVPELDFNDTYDDLG; from the coding sequence ATCGGGGCATTCACACCGTGGCGTGGGGCAAAGGAGGTCTCGGGGGTGGCGTTTGTGGTGGCACAAGAAGTGCCCACGTCGTCGAGCATGGCCGTTCCCCATGGCCCTGCGGGCGTGGGACAGGCAAGGCATCGGATGCGTGAGCAGTTGCGCGACCGAGGCGTTTCGGACGCGGTCGTCGACGATGCCGTACTGATCCTCTCCGAACTGCTCAGCAATGCCTGCCGACACGGCAGACCGCTGGGCCGGGCGGAGATCGGCGACGGCGACGTGCGCGCCGCCTGGCAGGTCGACCCGGCGGGCCGGCTGACCGTCGAGGTGACGGACGGCGGCGGCCCGACACGACCGGTTCCGGCCACGCCCTCGGTCACGGCGCGCGGCGGTCGCGGTCTCAACATCATCACCTCGCTCGCCCAGGACTGGGGCGTACGGGACGGCGCGTCCGGCGAGGTCACGGTATGGGTCCTCGTAACCGAAGGGCACCGCCGCGAGGATTTCGCTACGCGCGTCAACGTCCCGGAACTGGACTTCAACGACACCTACGACGACCTCGGCTGA
- a CDS encoding DUF5926 family protein, producing MAKKRPQTKAAKAQSAKAQLTDGPIPVVGAREPCPCGSGRRYKACHGRAAAHAVTELVQRPFDGLVGECDWIALRELVPAATAELTLKGGLPEGVPSVTLATVLPMAWPALRRDDGSVLLALQNDTSSGDLSRDLADTLRRALTAEPGNPVAAQRVPADGPRLQDLLDPEADFAPVVHPGFEFWVPDAENATPEVAASLERANAAAIPTVKLSGTDAAYWCETPDKNHLRWVMPHPEEKLLDALARLHAAGTSSLGEGTRLVGSFRAHGLTVPVWDLPSAMRAEDCEKPAAELQERLTAALAVDASLTGDERRARGGLTNRQVTLS from the coding sequence ATGGCCAAGAAGCGCCCCCAGACCAAGGCCGCGAAGGCTCAGTCCGCGAAAGCTCAGCTCACGGACGGGCCGATTCCGGTCGTGGGGGCCCGCGAGCCCTGCCCGTGCGGCTCGGGCCGCCGCTACAAGGCCTGTCATGGACGCGCCGCCGCACACGCCGTCACCGAGCTGGTCCAGCGCCCCTTCGACGGGCTGGTTGGCGAGTGCGACTGGATCGCACTGCGCGAGCTGGTGCCCGCCGCGACCGCCGAGCTGACCCTCAAGGGCGGCCTGCCGGAGGGCGTACCGTCCGTGACGCTCGCGACCGTACTGCCGATGGCGTGGCCCGCGCTGCGCCGCGACGACGGCTCCGTCCTGCTCGCGCTCCAGAACGACACCTCGTCCGGCGACCTCAGCCGCGACCTCGCCGACACGCTCCGGCGTGCGCTGACCGCCGAGCCCGGCAATCCGGTCGCGGCCCAGCGTGTCCCGGCCGACGGTCCGCGCCTTCAGGACCTGCTCGACCCGGAGGCCGACTTCGCGCCGGTCGTGCACCCCGGCTTCGAGTTCTGGGTGCCGGACGCCGAGAACGCGACCCCCGAGGTGGCCGCCTCGCTGGAGCGCGCCAACGCCGCCGCGATCCCGACGGTGAAGCTCTCCGGTACGGACGCCGCGTACTGGTGCGAGACGCCGGACAAGAACCATCTGCGCTGGGTCATGCCGCACCCGGAGGAGAAGCTGCTCGACGCGCTCGCGCGGCTGCACGCCGCCGGTACGTCGAGCCTCGGCGAGGGGACGCGGCTGGTCGGCTCCTTCCGGGCGCACGGGCTGACGGTGCCGGTCTGGGACCTGCCGAGCGCGATGCGCGCCGAGGACTGCGAGAAGCCGGCGGCGGAGCTCCAGGAGCGGCTGACCGCGGCCCTGGCGGTGGACGCGTCACTGACCGGGGACGAGCGCCGGGCGCGCGGCGGTCTCACCAACCGCCAGGTGACCCTCAGCTGA
- a CDS encoding bifunctional DNA primase/polymerase, with product MREILGRRRRLLFRRKGMPAPLEAALTCATAWQWPVLPGAGLKTSGGRGDRGRGCACPDPECAVPGAHPFDPGLLAATTDERMVRWWWANRPTAPIVMATGGAAPCAVSLPAAAGERALVALDEMGMRLGPVVATPTRWSLLVAPYTLERLGELLFAKDWVPSSLRFHGEGGYLVLPPSEAVGGQVRWERAPLPGSASPWLPDVEAVVDALVEASTSAPDGGSRLAY from the coding sequence ATGCGCGAGATCCTCGGAAGGCGACGCAGGCTCCTGTTCAGGCGCAAGGGGATGCCTGCCCCACTCGAAGCGGCGCTCACGTGCGCCACGGCGTGGCAGTGGCCCGTACTTCCCGGAGCCGGCCTGAAGACGTCCGGCGGCCGGGGCGATCGTGGCCGCGGCTGCGCCTGCCCGGACCCCGAGTGCGCCGTACCCGGCGCGCACCCCTTCGATCCCGGCCTGCTGGCCGCGACGACCGACGAGCGCATGGTGCGCTGGTGGTGGGCCAACCGGCCCACGGCCCCGATCGTGATGGCCACGGGAGGCGCCGCGCCCTGCGCGGTGTCTCTGCCCGCGGCCGCCGGGGAGCGTGCGCTGGTCGCACTCGACGAGATGGGTATGCGCCTCGGCCCGGTCGTGGCGACCCCCACTCGCTGGTCGCTGCTGGTCGCCCCGTACACCCTGGAGCGGCTCGGCGAGCTGCTCTTCGCCAAGGACTGGGTGCCCAGCTCGCTCCGCTTCCACGGCGAGGGCGGCTATCTGGTGCTCCCGCCGTCCGAGGCGGTCGGCGGTCAGGTCCGCTGGGAGCGGGCGCCGCTGCCCGGTTCGGCGTCGCCGTGGCTGCCGGACGTCGAGGCGGTCGTGGACGCGCTGGTCGAGGCGAGCACGAGCGCACCGGACGGTGGCAGCAGGCTCGCGTACTGA
- a CDS encoding PP2C family protein-serine/threonine phosphatase, which translates to MLDIASVVRVHVDALLVAQNHAVVCDAIARNAPVRKPVAMSAPHMPKVAGIDSAVPAPAHTVAPLDESPGAPVILIQDRLAGWVSDLTTLHELTERMVRTGSVDAALNEVVRAGAALVGSSRGLVVLEPAARADEHVPGTSVGLGLSHADLGQLETVPRGASSYGRLLDDTAEPATAAESVGDVLGDPDLDPLHREVALRLGYSATYAVSLATDTTGRIGAAVWFYDEPAEPVERQRHLVGLYARYAAEHLARLLELETARAREATIADELLPSRLPRVPGVRLAVRHRTSRRGGGDWYDALPLPEGALGLAVGSVSGSGPSALAAMGRLRASLRAYAVMEGEDPVAVLSDLELLLRLTEPARTATALFVYAEPALRKIVLAGAGHAPPLVVGERRTEFVETTLSAPLGMLSCWEAPSVELSPAPGETVLLYTDGLLRRTGDPMDRAFARLHAAAASVPRSLRDDPGAVADHVLRVMLPDGPDGAGPGARSAGDAAGSAEDVVILAALFE; encoded by the coding sequence ATGCTGGACATCGCCTCAGTTGTGCGTGTACATGTGGACGCATTGCTAGTGGCGCAGAATCACGCGGTGGTTTGCGATGCTATTGCGCGAAACGCACCAGTCAGAAAGCCGGTTGCCATGAGCGCTCCGCACATGCCGAAAGTGGCTGGAATCGATTCAGCAGTTCCGGCTCCCGCGCACACTGTCGCTCCACTCGACGAGTCCCCCGGCGCCCCCGTGATCCTGATCCAGGACCGGCTGGCCGGCTGGGTCTCCGACCTGACCACCCTGCACGAACTCACCGAACGCATGGTCAGGACCGGTTCGGTGGACGCGGCGCTCAACGAGGTCGTACGGGCGGGCGCCGCCCTCGTCGGCTCCTCGCGCGGTCTGGTCGTCCTCGAACCGGCAGCCCGAGCGGACGAGCACGTTCCCGGCACCTCCGTAGGGCTCGGTCTCAGCCACGCGGACCTCGGCCAGTTGGAGACCGTACCGCGCGGCGCGTCCTCCTACGGACGGCTGCTCGACGACACCGCTGAGCCCGCCACGGCGGCCGAGTCCGTCGGCGACGTGCTCGGCGACCCGGACCTCGACCCGCTGCACCGCGAAGTCGCCCTGCGGCTCGGCTACAGCGCCACGTACGCGGTCTCCCTCGCGACCGACACCACGGGCCGGATCGGCGCCGCGGTCTGGTTTTACGACGAACCCGCCGAACCGGTCGAAAGACAGCGCCATCTGGTGGGTCTCTACGCGAGGTACGCCGCCGAGCATCTCGCGCGCCTCCTGGAGCTGGAGACCGCCCGCGCCCGCGAGGCCACGATCGCCGACGAACTGCTGCCCAGCCGGCTCCCCCGGGTGCCCGGCGTGCGGCTCGCCGTACGGCACCGCACGAGCAGGCGCGGCGGCGGCGACTGGTACGACGCGCTGCCGCTGCCCGAGGGCGCGCTGGGGCTGGCCGTCGGGTCGGTCAGCGGCTCCGGGCCGAGCGCGCTGGCGGCCATGGGACGGCTGCGCGCCTCCCTGCGGGCGTACGCGGTGATGGAGGGCGAGGACCCCGTCGCCGTCCTGTCCGACCTCGAACTGCTGCTGCGGCTGACCGAACCGGCACGCACCGCCACCGCGCTCTTCGTCTACGCCGAACCCGCGCTGCGCAAGATCGTGCTCGCCGGGGCCGGGCACGCGCCGCCGCTGGTCGTGGGGGAGCGGCGCACCGAATTCGTCGAGACGACCCTGTCGGCGCCGCTCGGGATGCTGTCCTGCTGGGAGGCGCCGAGCGTCGAGCTGTCACCCGCGCCAGGAGAAACCGTGCTGCTCTACACGGACGGCCTGCTGCGGCGCACCGGCGACCCGATGGACCGGGCCTTCGCGCGGCTGCACGCGGCGGCCGCGAGCGTCCCCAGGAGCCTGAGGGACGATCCGGGGGCCGTCGCCGACCACGTGCTGCGCGTGATGCTGCCGGACGGACCGGACGGAGCCGGCCCCGGCGCCCGCTCCGCGGGAGACGCGGCCGGGAGCGCGGAGGACGTCGTGATCCTCGCCGCCCTCTTCGAGTAG
- a CDS encoding aminopeptidase P family protein: MAEELIPETPETPETLGNPDTVLDDADEASAEKPVKQRKNGLYMSVSDELAENMKSGWADTELRDLEPVAQAPFAAARRAALSARFPGDRLVIPAGGLKTRSNDTEYSFRASTEYAYLTGDQTEDGVLVLEPESGGEGHRATIYLTPRSNRENGEFWLDGRQGELWVGRRHSLAEAEQLLGLPAKDVRELAGALREATGPVRAVRGHDASIEAALADKVTAERDDELRVYLSEARAVKDEFEIGELQKAVDATVRGFEDVVRILDRAEATSERYIEGTFFLRARVEGNDIGYGSICAAGPHATTLHWVRNDGDVRPGDLLLLDAGVETHTLYTADVTRTLPINGRFDALQRKIYDAVYESQEAGIAAVKPGAKYRDFHDASQRVLAERLVEWGLLDGPVERVLELGLQRRWTLHGTGHMLGLDVHDCAAARTEAYVDGTLEPGMCLTVEPGLYFQADDLTVPQEYRGIGVRIEDDILVTEDGNRNLSAGLPRTSDDVEAWMAATKQG; encoded by the coding sequence GTGGCCGAGGAGCTCATCCCGGAAACGCCGGAGACCCCGGAGACCCTGGGAAATCCGGACACAGTTCTCGATGACGCCGACGAGGCGTCGGCCGAGAAGCCCGTCAAACAGCGCAAGAACGGCCTCTACATGAGCGTGTCCGACGAGCTGGCCGAGAACATGAAGTCGGGCTGGGCCGACACCGAGCTCCGTGATCTGGAGCCCGTCGCACAGGCGCCGTTCGCGGCGGCCCGCCGTGCCGCGCTGTCCGCGCGATTCCCGGGCGACCGCCTGGTGATCCCGGCGGGCGGCCTGAAGACCCGGTCCAACGACACGGAGTACAGCTTCCGCGCCTCCACGGAGTACGCCTATCTCACCGGCGACCAGACGGAGGACGGCGTCCTCGTGCTGGAGCCGGAGTCCGGCGGCGAGGGCCACCGGGCGACGATCTATCTCACTCCCCGCTCCAACAGGGAGAACGGCGAATTCTGGCTCGACGGCCGCCAGGGCGAGCTGTGGGTCGGCCGCCGGCACTCACTCGCCGAGGCCGAGCAGCTGCTCGGCCTGCCCGCGAAGGACGTACGGGAGCTGGCCGGGGCGCTGCGCGAGGCGACGGGCCCGGTGCGCGCCGTCCGCGGGCACGACGCGTCGATCGAGGCCGCGCTGGCCGACAAGGTCACGGCGGAGCGCGACGACGAACTGCGCGTCTATCTGTCCGAGGCCCGCGCCGTGAAGGACGAATTCGAGATCGGCGAGCTCCAGAAGGCCGTCGACGCGACCGTGCGCGGCTTCGAGGACGTCGTACGGATCCTCGACAGGGCCGAGGCGACGAGCGAGCGCTACATCGAGGGGACGTTCTTCCTGCGTGCCCGCGTGGAGGGCAACGACATCGGCTACGGCTCGATCTGCGCCGCCGGCCCGCACGCGACCACCCTGCACTGGGTGCGCAACGACGGGGACGTGCGCCCCGGCGATCTGCTGCTCCTCGACGCGGGCGTGGAGACCCACACCCTCTACACGGCGGACGTCACGCGCACCCTGCCGATCAACGGCCGGTTCGACGCGCTCCAGCGCAAGATCTACGACGCGGTGTACGAGTCGCAGGAGGCCGGTATCGCCGCGGTGAAGCCGGGCGCGAAGTACCGGGACTTCCACGACGCGTCGCAGCGGGTGCTCGCCGAGCGGCTCGTGGAGTGGGGCCTGCTCGACGGACCGGTCGAGCGGGTCCTGGAGCTCGGTCTCCAGCGCCGCTGGACGCTGCACGGCACCGGGCACATGCTCGGTCTGGACGTCCACGACTGCGCGGCGGCGCGTACGGAGGCGTACGTGGACGGGACGCTGGAGCCCGGTATGTGTCTCACCGTGGAGCCGGGGCTGTACTTCCAGGCGGACGACCTCACGGTGCCGCAGGAGTACCGGGGCATCGGCGTCCGGATCGAGGACGACATCCTCGTCACGGAGGACGGCAACCGGAACCTGTCGGCGGGGCTGCCGCGTACGTCCGACGACGTGGAAGCGTGGATGGCGGCCACCAAGCAGGGCTGA
- a CDS encoding ATP-binding protein, translated as MSIWWSLHLRREAASVPLARRLLIGTMETAGVDPDISFDLSVALSEACANAVEHGGDGCPSDDPGRSSEAYRVTAYLDGEKCRIEVADSGPGFPARRTLRRATALAPFTAEDGRGLSLIEQLADHVHCRNRPGRGAVISFDKILKWREETPLVALGGTTAGV; from the coding sequence ATGAGCATCTGGTGGTCCCTCCATTTGCGGCGTGAAGCCGCGAGCGTCCCGCTGGCGCGCCGTCTCCTGATCGGCACGATGGAGACCGCGGGCGTCGACCCCGACATTTCCTTCGATCTGTCCGTCGCACTGAGTGAGGCATGTGCCAACGCCGTCGAACACGGTGGAGACGGCTGTCCTTCCGACGACCCCGGGCGGTCGTCGGAGGCGTACCGGGTGACGGCCTATCTGGACGGCGAGAAGTGCCGTATCGAGGTGGCCGACTCCGGGCCCGGATTCCCCGCCCGCCGGACCCTGCGGCGGGCCACCGCCCTCGCCCCCTTCACCGCCGAGGACGGGCGGGGGCTCTCACTGATCGAACAGCTGGCCGACCACGTCCACTGCCGGAACCGGCCGGGGCGGGGCGCGGTGATCAGCTTCGACAAGATACTGAAGTGGCGCGAGGAGACCCCGCTGGTGGCACTGGGCGGCACGACCGCCGGAGTCTGA
- a CDS encoding YcnI family protein, whose amino-acid sequence MNASRANTSRRGVPQPSTAGRNRTARRAAVVGGVAASAVVLLAGPALAHVGVQPVGEAAKGGYATVNFKVPNERDDASTVKLEVNFPTEHPLASVSPQAVPGWKIAVTKSKLDKPIEMHGKQITEAVSKVTWTATGDSKVAPGYFQQFPLSIGQLPEDADQLVFKTLQTYDNKEVVRWIDAPTEGAEPESPAPVLALTAAAEDGHGAAAGAEDDDAKGGADHASDENDGEDGATKNAASSDSSDGTARALGIVGIVVGAAGVAFGVLAGRRRTSSTGTPATPAS is encoded by the coding sequence ATGAACGCCTCTCGTGCGAACACCTCTCGTCGCGGCGTCCCGCAGCCGTCCACCGCCGGTCGTAACCGCACTGCGCGCCGCGCGGCAGTCGTCGGCGGTGTCGCCGCGTCCGCCGTCGTACTGCTGGCCGGTCCCGCGCTCGCGCATGTCGGCGTGCAGCCGGTCGGCGAAGCCGCCAAGGGCGGGTACGCGACGGTCAACTTCAAGGTGCCGAACGAGCGTGACGACGCCTCGACCGTCAAGCTCGAGGTGAACTTCCCGACCGAGCACCCGCTGGCTTCGGTGTCGCCGCAGGCCGTGCCCGGCTGGAAGATCGCCGTCACCAAGAGCAAGCTCGACAAGCCGATCGAGATGCACGGCAAGCAGATCACCGAGGCCGTCTCGAAGGTCACCTGGACCGCCACGGGCGACAGCAAGGTCGCGCCGGGCTACTTCCAGCAGTTCCCGCTCTCCATCGGCCAGCTGCCCGAGGACGCGGACCAGTTGGTGTTCAAGACCCTCCAGACGTACGACAACAAGGAAGTCGTGCGCTGGATCGACGCGCCGACGGAGGGCGCCGAGCCCGAGAGCCCGGCACCCGTACTGGCACTAACCGCCGCCGCCGAGGACGGCCACGGCGCGGCGGCCGGTGCCGAGGACGACGACGCCAAGGGCGGCGCCGACCACGCCTCGGACGAGAACGACGGCGAGGACGGGGCCACCAAGAACGCCGCCTCGTCCGACAGCAGCGACGGCACCGCGCGCGCCCTCGGCATCGTCGGCATCGTCGTCGGCGCCGCCGGTGTGGCCTTCGGCGTCCTGGCCGGGCGCCGCCGTACCTCCTCCACCGGCACTCCGGCCACCCCCGCCAGCTGA
- a CDS encoding SCO family protein, producing MRKKTVLTAAALTAVAALTLSACGSGGDDAASKPVADVSAQPKTEAATVLDKPFEKPDLVLKDTEGKTYDFREETKGKPTLIYFGYTHCPDVCPLTMSNIAIARKALPKADQDKLQVVFITTDPERDTSAELAKWLPSAGDPSFVGLTGDFPTIQAGARQVGIGIEPATKEKDGSVVSMHGAQVIAFSPKTDGGYVLYGEDTTADDYTKDLPKLVKGETP from the coding sequence ATGCGCAAGAAGACCGTGCTCACCGCCGCCGCACTCACGGCGGTGGCGGCACTCACCCTGTCCGCCTGCGGAAGCGGCGGCGACGACGCCGCGTCGAAGCCCGTGGCCGACGTCTCCGCACAGCCGAAGACCGAAGCGGCGACCGTGCTCGACAAGCCCTTCGAGAAGCCGGACCTCGTCCTCAAGGACACCGAGGGCAAGACGTACGACTTCCGCGAGGAGACCAAGGGCAAGCCGACGCTGATCTACTTCGGCTACACGCACTGCCCCGACGTCTGCCCGCTGACGATGAGCAACATCGCCATCGCCAGGAAGGCGCTGCCCAAGGCCGACCAGGACAAGCTCCAGGTCGTGTTCATCACCACCGACCCCGAGCGGGACACCTCCGCCGAGCTCGCCAAGTGGCTCCCGAGCGCGGGCGATCCGTCGTTCGTCGGCCTCACCGGCGACTTCCCGACCATCCAGGCCGGCGCGCGTCAGGTCGGCATCGGCATCGAGCCCGCGACCAAGGAGAAGGACGGCAGCGTCGTCTCCATGCACGGGGCCCAGGTCATCGCCTTCTCACCCAAGACGGACGGCGGTTACGTCCTGTACGGCGAGGACACGACGGCCGACGACTACACGAAGGATCTGCCGAAGCTCGTCAAGGGCGAGACCCCGTGA
- a CDS encoding copper chaperone PCu(A)C, with the protein MRRRGGRPSVGAVLVSLASAVALVGCSSADASEDRPQLEVTGAFMPQPVGDMASGFLTVTNSGGAADKLTSVTSDVSDDITIHETKDQRMRQVKSFDIPAEGELTLDRGGNHLMFMGLKKKLVQGQRISVELHFEKTDPIEVDLPVKETTYNPTRH; encoded by the coding sequence GTGAGGAGGCGCGGCGGCCGTCCCTCCGTGGGGGCGGTGCTGGTGTCGCTGGCATCGGCGGTGGCACTGGTCGGCTGCTCGTCGGCGGACGCCTCCGAGGACCGGCCTCAGTTGGAGGTCACCGGGGCCTTCATGCCGCAGCCCGTCGGCGACATGGCGTCCGGCTTCCTCACCGTCACCAACAGCGGCGGCGCGGCGGACAAGCTCACGTCCGTCACCAGCGACGTCTCGGACGACATCACGATCCACGAGACCAAGGACCAGAGGATGCGGCAGGTGAAGTCCTTCGACATCCCGGCCGAGGGCGAGCTGACCCTGGACCGAGGCGGCAACCATCTGATGTTCATGGGCCTGAAGAAGAAGCTCGTCCAAGGCCAACGGATCTCCGTGGAACTGCACTTCGAGAAGACCGACCCGATCGAGGTCGACCTTCCAGTGAAGGAGACCACCTACAACCCCACGCGGCACTGA
- a CDS encoding copper resistance protein CopC, with translation MTATAPRIRQLPLVRLLFVIAVLVCGLFGTLSGTASAHAALTGSDPKDGAVVDVAPKDVTLTFSEQIAMGDNSIRVLDPTSKRVDVAKMRDLSGGGTVRYAVDLKPGLPDGTYTVAWQAVSADSHPVSGAFTFSVGAPSKTTATVPDQEAGGGLVGTLYDTVRYLSYAGFVLLVGGTAFILACWQRGASVRPLQRLVVGGWVTLTAATLVLLLLRTPYTGSGKLGDAFDLGGLADVLDTKTGAALVSRLLLLSAAALFIAVLFGAYAKRVTETESGTEAEAESGTGAESGTDDGEGSGGAGSEAEKAKADLTFGLGLGGTVVAAGIAGTWALSEHASTGIQTGLAMPLDVLHLLAVAAWLGGLVSLLTVLHRMPDIERAAVRRFSRIAFTSVVVLAVTGLYQAWRQVGSWSALTDTSYGRLLLVKVALIAVLLCAAWFSRRWTGLLGERTTAGTQAGEESEAEAEAESEAGGEAVDGAGETSDPARAAQLARQRTALATARKKRDRDADTERSGLRRSVLIEACVALVVLAVTTALTGTEPGRTQEKEAGRPGTEAAAPAPARPVSLTEPFDTGGANGKGTVRLTLDPARSGDNLMHVWIDDPAGKPMDVPEVKVAYTLKSEQIGPLPVVPARLAPGRWSASSVQIPMPGDWHLQVTVRTSDIDQTTIEKNVKIG, from the coding sequence ATGACGGCCACCGCCCCCCGCATACGTCAGCTGCCGCTCGTACGGCTGCTGTTCGTCATCGCCGTACTCGTCTGCGGCCTCTTCGGCACCCTCTCCGGGACGGCGTCGGCGCACGCCGCGCTGACCGGGAGCGATCCGAAGGACGGGGCGGTGGTCGATGTCGCCCCCAAGGACGTCACGCTCACCTTCTCCGAACAGATCGCCATGGGCGACAACTCGATCCGGGTCCTCGACCCCACCAGCAAGCGCGTCGACGTCGCGAAGATGCGTGATCTGAGCGGGGGCGGCACGGTGCGCTACGCCGTCGACCTGAAGCCCGGACTGCCGGACGGCACGTACACCGTCGCCTGGCAGGCGGTCTCCGCCGACAGCCACCCCGTGTCCGGCGCGTTCACCTTCTCCGTCGGGGCGCCTTCAAAGACCACGGCCACCGTGCCCGACCAGGAAGCCGGCGGCGGGCTGGTCGGCACCCTCTACGACACGGTGCGCTACCTGTCGTACGCCGGATTCGTCCTGCTCGTCGGCGGGACCGCCTTCATCCTCGCGTGCTGGCAGCGCGGCGCCTCCGTAAGGCCGTTGCAACGGCTCGTCGTCGGCGGCTGGGTCACCCTGACCGCGGCGACGCTCGTCCTCCTACTACTGCGCACTCCGTACACCGGGTCCGGCAAGCTGGGCGACGCGTTCGACCTCGGCGGGCTCGCGGACGTACTGGACACCAAGACGGGGGCCGCGCTCGTCTCACGGCTGCTGCTGCTCAGCGCGGCGGCGCTCTTCATAGCGGTACTGTTCGGCGCGTACGCGAAGCGCGTGACGGAGACGGAATCCGGGACGGAGGCCGAAGCGGAATCGGGGACCGGAGCGGAATCCGGTACGGATGACGGGGAGGGCTCGGGCGGCGCGGGCTCCGAGGCGGAGAAGGCGAAGGCCGACCTCACGTTCGGACTGGGCCTCGGCGGCACGGTCGTCGCCGCCGGTATCGCCGGGACGTGGGCGTTGTCCGAGCACGCGTCGACCGGGATCCAGACCGGTCTCGCCATGCCGCTCGACGTCCTGCACCTGCTGGCCGTGGCGGCCTGGCTCGGCGGCCTCGTGTCGCTGCTGACCGTGCTCCACCGGATGCCGGACATCGAACGTGCCGCCGTGCGGCGCTTCTCCCGGATCGCCTTCACCAGCGTCGTCGTGCTGGCCGTGACCGGGCTCTACCAGGCGTGGCGACAGGTCGGCTCCTGGTCCGCGCTCACCGACACGTCGTACGGCCGGCTCCTGCTGGTCAAGGTCGCGCTGATCGCCGTACTGCTCTGCGCGGCCTGGTTCTCACGGCGCTGGACGGGGCTGCTCGGCGAGCGGACGACGGCCGGGACGCAGGCCGGGGAGGAATCGGAAGCGGAAGCCGAAGCGGAATCGGAAGCCGGGGGTGAGGCGGTTGACGGGGCCGGGGAGACGTCCGATCCCGCGCGCGCCGCTCAACTCGCCCGCCAGCGGACCGCGTTGGCCACGGCGCGAAAGAAGCGCGACCGCGACGCCGACACCGAGCGCTCCGGACTGCGCCGCTCCGTCCTCATAGAGGCGTGCGTCGCCCTGGTGGTGCTCGCCGTCACGACCGCGCTGACGGGCACCGAGCCGGGACGTACGCAGGAGAAGGAGGCCGGCCGGCCGGGCACCGAGGCCGCCGCTCCCGCGCCCGCCCGCCCCGTCAGCCTCACCGAGCCCTTCGACACCGGCGGCGCGAACGGCAAGGGCACTGTGCGGCTCACCCTCGACCCCGCCCGCTCGGGCGACAACCTCATGCACGTCTGGATCGACGACCCGGCCGGCAAGCCGATGGACGTGCCCGAGGTAAAGGTCGCGTACACCCTGAAGTCCGAGCAGATCGGCCCGCTCCCCGTCGTGCCCGCGCGCCTCGCACCGGGACGCTGGAGCGCGAGCAGCGTACAGATCCCGATGCCCGGCGACTGGCATCTGCAGGTGACGGTGCGGACCTCGGACATCGACCAGACGACCATCGAGAAGAACGTGAAGATCGGCTGA